A stretch of DNA from Cryptomeria japonica chromosome 4, Sugi_1.0, whole genome shotgun sequence:
TCCCTTCTCTGCACTTCCCATCAATGAGAGTATTGTATGTGACATCATTTGGAACCAAGCCCAATTCAACCATGTCAACCAAAAGGTTCTCCGCTGCAAAGGTCTTCCCCAACTTGCACAGACCTTTGATCAGTGTGTTGTAAGTCTCAATTCTTGGAAAAAAACCTTTTCTTGCCATTTCATTTTGCAATTCAAAAGCTTGTTCAATATTCCCTCTCCTGCAATATCCATCAATAAGAGTTGTGTAAGTGATACTGTCAGGAATGGAACCTCTATCCACCATCTCCAACAAAATCTCTCTGGCCTCATCCATCTTACCCAGTTTACATAGGCCATTGATCATGGTATTGTAGGCTATTTGATTAGGAACAAAATTGTCTCTCAATAACACATTCCACAACTTAAGAACCTCATCCGTTTTCCCTGCTTTTATGTATCCATTCATCAGTGTACTGTAAGTGACTTCATTGGGAGTCATGCCTACTTCCACCATTTTCTTTAGGAATTTGTTCGCCTCTTCCATTTTTTCTAGCCTACAGAACCCACTAATAAGAGAATTATAAGTAACAACATTTGGTTTGACACCATTTTGTTCCATAAGCTCAAAAACCTTGAATCCTTCAAGAACGTCTCCTTTCATGCAATATCCATCTAGAATAGTAGAGTAACTCACTTTATCTGGAACCAGTCCCCAATCCCTCATATCCAACAAAAGTTGTTCAGCTTCTTCCACTCTTGAAAGCTTGCATAACCCATTAATCAAAGTATTGCAGATAACAACATTCATTTTCAGCCCTCCTTTCACCATATCCTCTTTTATTCTGAAAGCACTTTCTATCTCTCCCACCTTGCAATAACCGTCTATAAGTAGGCCATAAGTCACACAATCTGGAACTAAATTCCTTGCCTTCATTTCCAGCAAAACAGATTCGGCTTTTTCCAAGCTGCTTTCTCTGCAATACCCTTTGATCAACATACTGAAAGTAATAACATTGGGACCGATTTTCTTCTCCAGCATCATTTTCAGAACGTTTGACATCTCCCCCAGTTCTCCTCGCCTACAATACCCATCAATAATTGCATTGTATGTCACCACATTTGGATTACAACCCATTCTCTCCATTTCCAAAATCAATTTGATTGATTCCTGCATTCTGCCCTCCTTGCAGAGCCCACTAATAATCATAGTATAACTAAAAACATTGCACCTAATCCCTTTCTCAACCATCTGCTCGTACACATGCCATGCCAATTCGAATTGCCCAAACTTATTAAGACCATTCAAAAGACTATTGCAAGAATGCACGGTCGGGGTAATAAACCCAGTTTGCAAAACACATTCAAATGCATCAAATGCCTCTTTTACCATCCCATCATCTGCATAAACCTTAATAAGCATATCAAACACGGCAGGACAAAAACCCAACTTTTCATACGCCTCAAAAAACTCTTCAACAAGAGAAAGGCCCTGTGGCTTGAAATTATGTACAATTTCTCTCATAAAATATCGGCCCTGATCATACATTCTTGCACAGACTAAGATATGTATAAGCTTACAATAAGAACTCGTAGAATGGCTGAAAAGGGGCACTTTTTGGGCCCATTCAAAAAAATGCAAAGCAGTTTCCGGGTTTCTTTTAAATCTTAAAAGAATAATATCCACGTGAAATGGTGTGACTTTAGAGgctaaatgatcaaaggcattccAATGTTTCAGGCTCAAATTTTCGCAAATTTTATCTGTAATTTCATGAATTTGAAGCTTCCGTTTTTCTTTGAACTTCCATTGCAGCTTTGAGGTGCTCGTTATTGATCTATAAATGTATAATGATTGGAGAATTTGAATAAGAGGACGGTTTGAAATATACCTGGGATTATGTAGGCATATAAACCGCTCTGCTATGCCATTTTTAAGGGGATTTTTTGTTCTGAACATCATCGAAGTCAAAGTTTGAATATACAACCAGTGCAAGCTCGAGCTGCATTACTCAGTGTTGTGCCCTGCCCATTTTCACAAGCGTTGCAAAACCTTGCAAACCCAAATTTATGTTCTGCTTTTTTATGGGAGCGAAAAATTAAACAGTCGATCCTCCCGTACCACATTTTTTTCCCTAATTAATTAAACAGTCGATCCTCCCGGGCCACATTTTTTTCCCTAATTGTCTTAAATCATTTTATCAGAGGTTGAGGGGCTGTTTCTAACTGATTATTACTAGCAATtgtatcttggtgtgcaatgggtacattgAAAAAGTGTAAGTAGGAAAAAAAATGGTCTATTTTTAGCATATATTTGTGCAATAAATGAAGTGAATTTcttaatttaatataaaaatatacaaGCTCAATTGGTAGGTCATATAGAAAagatgtttgtgcaacaaaggtctcaaagGAGAAGTGAGAGATAGGGATACAAACATTTTTGAAATAAAAcctctaaatcaagaagataattaggctccattaccaaatgactcatgttatgtttacaataggaagagagggggagatgaggatagaaagagggagagagaggagggaagagTCAAGGTAGGAtgatagagataaagaggaagatataaatataaatggagattttgtgtgtgtgtgtgagtgtgtgtgtgtgagagagagagagaggtctaggAATAGGGGGGGAGAAGAAGATAGAgctagaggggaagagggagacaaatagataTCTAGAAATAGAAAGAGGTAggtgataaagatagagatagatagagagatgtaaaggagagggagggagagagagagagagagagagagagagagagagagagagagagagagatgtgtttagagagagagggggagggagacaaagacaaagagatagacaaatagagatggagagagaaagagagagggggagaaatAAAGTGGAAGAGATGGAGATATATGGGAAGAAAAAGAGTTAGATATAGATACAGAAAGAAAAAGGGACAAAGAGGTAGAGATAGAAAGATCGATAGGGGTATTATAGGGAGGGAGCAAGGGAGGGCGAGATGGTgaaagataaagagagggagagagaaaaagggagagagataggtaaaggaggaagagagagaagagcgagagagagcgagagatataagaagagggagagagagagagagagagagagagagagttaaaatAAATTTAAGACTTAAATATAAGTTAAAATGAAAcctattaagaatattaaaaataattCATGCAACCAATAACCTACATCATCATGTGGACCCCATCTTGCCAACTAGCACATTGACTAAAAGTGAACGCCTATCATTTTGAACATGCATTTTGGATGGGGGACTATGTGCAACCCTCAAAATATGCACAAATTAAATAGTAAATAACATGGAGATTTTAATTTTACCATTACATAAATATTGGAAGTGATATTTAGCTTAAGTTAGATGGCATAAAATATAGAAGAGTattaacattatatatatatatataaaagaaattgTGGTGATTAGATGCTCAAATAGTTTTTTATATATGGAATATTATATCACAATTTTATTGTAAAAATATCATATCACACTTTTAATTATccctacaataatatataataatattaataattgtgtTAGAATAAAACTAATAGTATAATAAAACTGAAACCTCACACTATATAGTTGCTAGTATGTCAGAATGCAGTTGTGTGTATTGATGAAGAGTTCGAGATGAGAtgtcaacaatgccaaaaaaaacctGACATAGAGATTCCAGTGTGAGATAGTTTTTCGATGGGGCGTTTCCCCGCTATAAAATAGCTTATCAactagttatttttatttttaaaaaaatcaatcatTTAGAAAATGGGATATTTACTTGAAAATTTCATGAATAGTAAAGAGATAAATCCTTTTACTATTGATAAGTTTCATAAGCACATTTGGGACAAAAATAGATGTGATCAACTGCAGCAATagtaaagataagcaaattgaaagcacatcacataacatcaagatttttgacatggaaaacccggttaagggaaaaaacacaatgggaacctacccacgataagatgatactctgcaatagtatgtgaaaatattacaatggggaatgcacatgcattcaggaacactacctagagatcactgctcaaaagataatgacgcagaaggctacaaccctcatcgaagtctcactgacttactacaagattcaaactacaatccaaaagaaatgaactaaaggaatagcatcttcaaatgcttgattacagttccgattaagcacaattgtctgctcaaCAACATCAATCAAATCACAACACTGAAAGAtaaatcacttgatcacacatacaccactctctgataatgcaaacacaacctccacgcctaaattacatgacaatatcacctatatatacaaatcatcaaccttgacaacaaggtcggttgaaccctcaactcataattacaaaattacatcacacgatacaaatatcgaccaccagaccaatatgataatttacatgacataacatggacctaattcaaattctcaaatgctcAACACCACCAGAAAGCATGCCAAggtcaaccgcaacatgttacaccaccaggaataccgcataacacgaaaatcatcatcggttcatgaaaaccaccaaaaacttgcacaatgatcaatgtagaac
This window harbors:
- the LOC131046854 gene encoding putative pentatricopeptide repeat-containing protein At1g19290, whose protein sequence is MMFRTKNPLKNGIAERFICLHNPRYISNRPLIQILQSLYIYRSITSTSKLQWKFKEKRKLQIHEITDKICENLSLKHWNAFDHLASKVTPFHVDIILLRFKRNPETALHFFEWAQKVPLFSHSTSSYCKLIHILVCARMYDQGRYFMREIVHNFKPQGLSLVEEFFEAYEKLGFCPAVFDMLIKVYADDGMVKEAFDAFECVLQTGFITPTVHSCNSLLNGLNKFGQFELAWHVYEQMVEKGIRCNVFSYTMIISGLCKEGRMQESIKLILEMERMGCNPNVVTYNAIIDGYCRRGELGEMSNVLKMMLEKKIGPNVITFSMLIKGYCRESSLEKAESVLLEMKARNLVPDCVTYGLLIDGYCKVGEIESAFRIKEDMVKGGLKMNVVICNTLINGLCKLSRVEEAEQLLLDMRDWGLVPDKVSYSTILDGYCMKGDVLEGFKVFELMEQNGVKPNVVTYNSLISGFCRLEKMEEANKFLKKMVEVGMTPNEVTYSTLMNGYIKAGKTDEVLKLWNVLLRDNFVPNQIAYNTMINGLCKLGKMDEAREILLEMVDRGSIPDSITYTTLIDGYCRRGNIEQAFELQNEMARKGFFPRIETYNTLIKGLCKLGKTFAAENLLVDMVELGLVPNDVTYNTLIDGKCREGNTEEAFSIYFEMIGKGFLPSVITYSALINGLCKSGKLEKANKLLGKMIDSGLYPNDISDATVVKENTIRGNEKALKLVDKMECKGGLPNMVTYNTMLNGLCKFGSIDDAKKLLLQFLKRGFVPDNVTYGILINCYCVSGKVDEAFKLRDKMLEKGIAPDVVTYNALINVLCKLGKIERATKLFNKLPKKGVTHNVVTYNTMIDGYCRAGNMEEAFKLRNRMVRKGIAPSVITYSTLINGLCKLGDVEAANKLLEEMLETGLSPNYATYGKLIHGYIKDGNMQQAYKLHDELYNKVLMQNGGRKSLSGENESDDDEDSCLYSSADSFLLSS